The Drosophila biarmipes strain raj3 chromosome 2L, RU_DBia_V1.1, whole genome shotgun sequence genome has a window encoding:
- the LOC108027736 gene encoding protein TsetseEP isoform X2 yields MCKWHYIVLLFYLVPRGHGLKNNDSVDNKFFTNFFNQIDFLLLELEAHQKSLSIHQSSCTNGSIQVEGDLASATTANRNSNSEGNALLQSTKKQFKLLKQLLKTDCPSKIYQYFQRNRSYNPHDPFVFIPDSAVDPEEPSPTSRPRPRPAPSRPPRRRPRPRPRPRPRPRPRPRPRPRPTPSPPKTTTKSTCDSHRKHPVIPEIELPPGYELVEIEVHSLCDHGKQPHNKH; encoded by the exons ATGTGCAAATGGCACTATAttgtacttttattttatttagtgcCACGTGGGCACGGTCTTAAAAACAATGATTCGGTG GACAATAAGTTTTTTACGAATTTCTTTAACCAAATCGACTTTCTGTTACTAGAGCTAGAAGCACACCAAAAATCCCTCTCTATTCATCAGAGTTCATGCACCAATGg ttCGATTCAAGTGGAAGGTGACCttg CTTCTGCCACAACTGCAAATCGAAACTCAAACTCTGAGGGTAATGCTCTACTGCAGAGCACAAAAAAGCAGTTCAAGCTGTTGAAGCAACTGCTGAAAACCGATTGTCCGAGCAaaatttatcaatattttcaAAGGAACCGCTCATACAATCCACATGATCCTTTTGTCTTTATACCCGATAGCGCTGTGGATCCGGAAGAACCTAGTCCAACTTCCCGACCCCGACCCCGACCTGCTCCTTCTCGTCCTCCTCGACGTCGCCCACGCCCCCGTCCGCGCCCTCGTCCTcgccctcgtcctcgtcctcgtcctcgcccCCGTCCAACTCCTTCACCTCCGAAAACCACCACAAAGAGTACTTGTGACTCTCATAGAAAACACCCAGTAATTCCAGAGATTGAACTGCCGCCAGGATACGAACTCGTTGAAATAGAAGTACATTCTCTATGTGACCATGGAAAGCAGCCACAtaacaaacattaa
- the LOC108027697 gene encoding uncharacterized protein LOC108027697 isoform X3 gives MRYNQKLLAEYYRMILTTNRVLNPTPCIPLNQYYTTGDGKISLMLNCTIGAQTNVIVPLPTNGTYPTLSESFVGNPQIPNLPPCAYPFPKHQAPDFLKYPYTGYPCHPLNPWYPPRNPSVPPLIPPNQGAEFSVLPGFPPYPLPPGNLLPPSPRWPDREVSIPPGSLYPPPTINGWPAPPAPPVWLPTPPRGVPAPPPQGPGQGTGHGPPPQVVYPPGSPIPPQVPPAPPHLIPPQGPGQGPPAQVGYPPGPPIPPPGVPERGIQNSKHFGVDLSSLQNMNILQVFPG, from the exons ATGCGATATAATCAAAAACTCCTAGCGGAATATTACCGAATGATACTGACAACCAACCGTGTCCTAAACCCCACAC CTTGCATTCCCCTCAATCAATATTATACGACGGGAGATGGGAAAATATCCTTGATGCTGAATTGCACAATTGGAGCCCAAACAAACGTCATAGTTCCTTTACCAACAAATGGAACATACCCAACCCTTTCAGAGAGCTTTGTTGGGAATCCACAGATCCCAAACCTGCCTCCGTGTGCCTATCCATTTCCCAAACACCAAGCTCCAGACTTTCTGAAGTATCCGTACACGGGATATCCATGTCATCCCCTAAATCCATGGTACCCACCAcggaaccccagtgtaccacCCTTGATTCCGCCGAATCAAGGAGCGGAATTTTCTGTACTACCAGGATTTCCCCCATATCCACTTCCACCTGGAAACCTGCTACCCCCAAGTCCACGATGGCCTGACCGGGAAGTGTCTATTCCACCTGGAAGTCTGTATCCCCCACCCACAATTAATGGATGGCCTGCACCACCAGCACCTCCAGTTTGGCTGCCAACTCCCCCTCGAGGAGTACCTGCACCTCCACCTCAAGGACCAGGACAAGGAACAGGACATGGCCCACCACCCCAAGTTGTATATCCACCAGGATCGCCAATTCCCCCTCAAGTACCTCCTGCACCTCCACACTTGATTCCACCTCAAGGACCAGGACAAGGCCCACCAGCCCAAGTTGGTTATCCACCAGGACCGCCGATTCCCCCTCCTGGAGTACCTGAACGTGGGATACAAAATTCCAAACATTTCGGTGTAGACCTCTCTAGCTTGCAAAACATGAACATACTTCAAGTATTTCCTGGTTAA